ttcatcattgctatgctagttaaaatgaacaccatgtttgtgtggagcaacatctccacttagaatagaaaatcattgcaaggTATTATTCTAAGGTATAGGTATTattctctccccttcaatgggtgagcAGAAAACCATACTCtcttttttaatgttttccttttgttttatgcaactaaatcctttagaaggccttccctcctgagttgcccttagggcgccattaaggccggtgagaggggaacgacctaagtggccaagggctaaagccaagtaatacaagccactataatcaaatgcgtatgtgatgaaaatcatgtgcgacgagtgttacatgctgtcacaatggcgttatgcctccctcagtgcctatacagTGCGTTAAAATTTGTAGAGCGTAACttctacagactgggagacctccctcaatcgAGTATAAAAtgctgctgattgtgaccactcaaatggaaccctatctaaacaccatagaaattagaaccCAAGCTGAAttagtaaccagacacttgttttatcatagtgcaagggtggggaagaatccacccctaagacactcaccatatatctcccaggataacaggccaattgaggagcaatcttttTTGGTCTAATTtctgaaaaaggcaaaaaaacaagcgcaccctagggtgtgacatgactgtttgagttgacggagtatcaagatgtgggctatgatAATACTTGTAACCTTATAACCTTAGGAGAGTCTCCTTGATGTGATATCGAATTGCCCAAATACAATGAAAAAAATGGGGCCTTGAAAAAGACttcaacattcatgggaatttgaaaaaagttccttaaacaagtattcttttcgtggttttattctttttgatgtgtctattgtgtccttttctacatttcaccaagttcaaacatcttagaaaataccaaaaacaaagtggaatctcaaccaaagttttgtcaaaaacatcaacaagatcaaatccctcaacaaagtcaattttcaatatcaacaagatcaaaaccctacAAAAAACAAGCTTGTCAACATCCACATCAAAACAACCTTTTGCAACATTCTATAAATGAAggaaacatcttacatgttgtgatcttaggttcaaacgaatcaaacaaacatcatggattggtgtTATGCACTTCGTAGGGAAGGTGAATaattcatctcttccattcctattccatcgccatccatagaaacattagctcaacaaatcaatactttgcaacaacaaatgagagacatgactagtcctaccaaccataggggctagttagaaaatatgatgagagaagtAATAACCACGAGGGGATCATTATCAGGCCAACcgtcttcttcttgtgagaccattcaaacatgccaaccttcattcttcaaaaaaatcattcctacctcagttcaaccaacattagagtcatgtcgaACTTCTTTAAACCCAACATttaaagtacctctttcaaccaaaaccaaacctttttcaaccaaaatcaaacctctttcaaccaaaatcaaaccccattcaatcaaATTCCAAACCAAAATTcataccaacccaacattcaaacctctttcaaccaaaatcaaacccctttcaaccaaagtccaaatcaaaattcattcaaccaaaatcaaacctctttcacccaaaatcatgctcatttcaacaaaaatcaaatccctttcaactaaaatccaaatcaaccatatctatccactattttatcatcccctgaagtcacacaagaccaatccacaccATCGCtacccaataacacaatctcccaaggggtatccataacacaaatccaatctaattcaagtcatttttcagaggatctcattcaaaatccttcctcatcaagtcaaaaggttgaaaacTTCCAAAAATATCCCATGCATACTCTCCCATGTCAGGAGGACAATCCGAAATCAGAAGAAAtcaatcatgaaataaatcaagatcaagaacaaaccttttcatcatACCCAATTTTCAATCAAGATCCCATCCATCAAGAGTCTTATGATGAtaccctcattcttttctattccactcataataactgttggcaaatgcacactccaataagacattgtaagtgattgaaggttttgtcattgatggcaaccttacaatcctatgacaccggcaaggcaatccaccggcactagcaagatcagactttacaTCGACACATAGACCACtggcaccgatagtgaaaggaagcataccgacatagaggcctacaagatttttgtttgtaaattatttttttaattattttaaaatcattgtaagccgacttggcaagttgtaaaatgactcatatatataagagttcattatagaggaagaaaaagaatgtaatgaggaaaaatatggtagacctattatgtgaattataggttaagggtttatgtatgaagcagagctataaaccgatacCCGATCTCgcatagtagattctattttgaagcagtacaagacattggatttatataatccattttgtaagtcagtgagacttcccattttgtaattgagcagtgagctctaggcacttggccttcttgcatgtgcaggctcctcttgtagtagtaatattctcttattggctagtaagtgaatattgtgggtcacaaatcccaccgaggtttttcccacaccaggtttccttgttaaactactgtgttatggtgtgtttttcatgtggttgttgttatctctgtttattgcattactttctatttaccggtatacagtattaatatgttctacatgttttaagttaagaaaatcatcaaactggttagatattgattcacccccctctcagtatctataggAATCCTAACAATAACACCCTTGCTTCACAAGAGCAAGATGTTCCTTCAAGTACCATCCAaaatccacctcctaaacaagctCCCATTATaatttctcctagtctctctcatgattccaatacacaagttgttcatgaaccccttatcaatgaaatcaccaatccagatcatactacataggaCAACTTGTCAATAATTGTATGTGTGCAATCATCAAATACCAATGTCATGACATAAACAAGaataacaccaactaatgaaatcaatacccatattcttacatcatcttcttcaagcacaagcataacactagctaatgaaatcaacacccaaattatttcatcatactcttcaagtgcatcaataaaaatagggatagcacccactcatgtcacagcttcaaaaccaaaatctattttcctcatacacccacaaTTGAAAGACTAGGGGAAAGAATATTTATCACAgctgaattggtttgaaaataaggaggctacaacaggaaatgtacatgaaagactcccagctgcatatcctattgaaaaagataggttcatccaactcttcaaacaaagaccaatgagtTATCTACACAAATTTCATACCAAGTCAATAACAACATGcgcctaaaaagatattacatctaagggtgggttcatttcaattttcagtactgcatttgcatatttctttactacatTGCATATCTCtatttcagagtgcatcatagttgcttaCATATCACCATTGCATAACATATAGCttcatatcattattgctttctcatatagctgcatcaataaaaatatgatgattgtctgagttattcacctgtttgcactgaaaggaatgaaggttgtatcatttcttagatacttgttcatgaagtctttaggaggcctttagtcattcatcttcaacatcacattgtgattaagctttatccttggttgggtagagagtttcactatcaagtcttgttacccaaaatctatcaattgatatATGTTACACATTAATAAAaatctctaagtcattatagatacctagttggtcacgtggctagtgaaaaatccaatattctgcttcactgccactgtaattatcatacccaagtaggtttcattacttacaagtcaaggcaagaaaataaaagaaaaaagtgttatgtaAATCTCAaggtaaaacaaaaaaaatgatatattactgaaatatcatggATACAAATGAGACAAAAAAGAGAAAGCTTgaatatgggaacatgcaagtaactccattagggctatggaggGCTATTGACAATGGAACAATATTTGATAGATTATAGTACATAACCTCACAagagccctaaaagcttgttggcagcgaggctctatccaggttgcttttgaggtcagaataactcacgtagctagccacataggattccaagggtccttgatggttataagagttggAATAAACTCAAtttcacacacatgggcaaaagaggatcaaagtttcaagaattgatggagaagttttatgttcctccattcataaatcttggttacaaagtgtgttaggttggatggtctaagtcttttgagaatggattgaactcctatctctgaaatgtttcgcacctttaatccaattagtgcatttcagaatgaaagacacacacactcatccttgttcgaataggaactacatttttgtcatgcatcatgcattagcataactcatatcaaaaatccatTGTCTCCACCGCATTATGCAACATTatgttatcatcataggtctgcatacttgagggcataactgaaaaaaatcaatcaaaaacattcacaaaatgtcatgaaaaaaataaaaaataaagacaagAGGACTAtaaatcatcaatcacatcatttcattttttttttccagATCTCATCATGTCGATTGTCTCttcagatcattctctcatcaaaaatcttttcttgaatcaattttttcaattctttcaattattctgacatgatctctctcatcacttaattccaatattttcatctatgattctatcattttctcatatcaacttttctatctatcaatcaaatattctgcactttcatcatattttgatctattatttgtcttatacaggatgtatccttcctgaaaccaaacgtttttgatctatcatttatcctatacaagatgtatccttcctgaaaccagacatgatcatctatccatgtcttatataggatgtatcctttctgaaaccagatagatcagtcttatacaagatgtatccttcctgaaactagatgttttgatcatttttgtcttatacaagatgtgtccttcctgaaaccagattttatctttatcttatcaatttcatcaatcttatcaatcaatcaatctacaaatcacttcaACCATTTCCTCTCCCCAATCAAACTCATTCTtgtcatcaagttaaccattcttccatctctcatctaaCATTCTTATTCTTTTGAGAGATCATCCATGCCTTCAATGCAAAAACAATCTCttaagggggcattataccctagtgtcaATGAGACAGACTCGGGcacaattttttcattttctttaaaacaacatcattttgacattgtctcaaagaggggcaaatgtagacacctaaaaaatgtctcattaattgtaCCCTatttattcgtctatttaattaagtaattctttaattatttgattaaattaactactTCTTCTAAATCATCGCCTTTCAACagttctaattattctatttctattctcaaatcattttaatcagttaaccatatctcaattattaattaaatatcaattatttaattaattgtgacattttccttagttaaaaaatctttattatttaattaattctatttcctaagtttaactAATTTCAATTATTCCTTGAATTCCTcgaattataatttcaattaattccatctaatttcatctcatttctcccaaatttgaatttcatatcatttcatctaattttatatttccaaattcacattttttccaaatctgaattttaggcaatttcatgtgcattttagcattcaaatgaccaaattcaagtccaaattgaaaatgaaaatgaaattgaatttgaaattcctaCAATATAGGATAAAATTGGAACTGATTGATCAAAACAGTtctctaatcagttaactcaattaactcatcaatggtcctttttaactctcaatcaccttttttagactaatccatctattcactTCACCAATCAATGAAGtgagttgactaatcaatcaatctagttcactcttcaatcaatccagttcactactcaatcaaatgagttaacagaacaatcaattgagttcactgatcaatctaaatcagttatctatcaatcaacacttgagttctatttctcaccccctttgtgttgaaaatctataaattcaacctcttttcatcaattcaagcTAGAGTTTttttagaatcacagtcttcaaaacatttgtatgcaggaaattggtgcaatacctgagagccaccaaccactcaaattgaaGAAGAACAATGCAAGCAAAGATGTAGAATGAGGAAGTcttttatttgaattcattccttatttcgtattgattttcattgagtatgtttaaaGTTTGTCAATTAGTTAGGAATTGGTGATTCATTCCGATTTGCTAATTATCTTAATACATTCATGACATTCAGGCATAGAAATAGAAtgcatttataattttatttagaaCTGAGCAAGAATTTATGAAATTCATGGTCACCGAGAAAAGATCTTATCTAACTATATCTCAAAATTCTTAGAGGAAAGAGGGAACCCATCAAAGCTAGCGCCCTTAGAAGGTTGAAAtgagaaagatttttttttaaattcttccaAGTAAATACATGTCTTGTCATTAACTTGTTATCTTCATTATTCAAATTTTAGGGTCTAACATGAAGCATCTCACATGTAATCATATAATTATTATCCACATGTTCAACAAGATTAAAAATGAGAAAAAGCATGTACAAATGTTTCCTATTTCTTTGTTACATTCAATCAAAACACCATCTTCATTAACCATACTAGTGATTGAGTTCCTCTTATTGTGTTTGAAAGTGGATTAGTGACAGAACCATGTATTTGTATCTCCTAGGTAAGCCAAATAACCCTATATATATGCttctttaatatttcttttctaatCATCACCTTCTCCTTCTCTCTTATAGTAGTTTCCTTTCATTGAATATGctcatcattattttgttcatccATTTATTcatatgttttttgtattttcttatttaaACTATCTTTCTACATGAATAAGTTACCAAAAGAAGGTTTTTTTCCACTTTTAAATtttttcctttatttatttttagttttgaaGCCAAGGTAGTGTCCACTTGTAATTAAtcccttttaaaaaaataaataaattataaattaaggATGGGAGGATCACATAAATGTGTACCTAAAGGGGTAAAGGTCTTTCCTCAAAGTTTCAACCCAATTTAGAAGCAGTGAGGGGGTCTTCCTTCGAAGTTTCAACCCATTTTAGGAGTGGATTATTATGATTTAACTAGCTCTCACAAGAAAGAGAGGGATACATATTATTTATTATTACAACAAACAATTATATATTGTAATAAGATTTCACATATTAATAATGTAAATGAATAATGCACATCATTTAATGATATGTCGACCCTTAATTGAAATAGCTAATGTAACATTAATGTAGTACGTTGCCGATTTCAACGAAGAAACCGAGAAACCTTGTTGCCGAGTTCAATGAACAAACCAACAAATCATAATGGGAATCGTCCGAAGAATCAATAAGCCAAGGGCTGCACGGCCACCATGATAAAATATTGGGAAGAAACCTTAATGATAACCCTATAAATCATTGGATTCATTCTTCTGAACACAACATCGCGGCCTGCCCTAAGACAACAATCAGTTTCATATTATAGTGGTTGGTTTGAGCATTTATTCATGGCTTCCAAGGTTGTGAGGTGGATTGCTATATGTTTCCTTGTGGCTTCCATACTCTGTGTTAATGGCGAGACATTGACCACGTCCACTCCGTATGATTCTGCTGGTCGTAATTACGACCTTGATGGGCTATTTTGCGCTACAATTGACTCTAATCAGACATTAGAGTTTCGCAGCGAATACCTTTGGACTGCGTATTGTGACCAAGCCGGCCAGCCCATGGAACTTTCCCTCTGCGGCACATGCATCCAAGTAAACTGCATCATATATATTAACAATTTGTTAGCTTATATGTATAATGTTTATAACTGATCATTTGAATTGTTACAGGTGACAAATGATTCGACGGATCATAATGTAATTGTACGAATTGTGGACGAGTGCCACAATGGAGGACTGGTTTTAGAAACTGATGCTTTTAATGCCATTGATAAGGATGGGAAAGGAAAGCATGATGGCCATATGCTTACTACCTACAAGTTCGTGGGGTGTTAGAACAATCTCACAGCCACAATTAACTTATAAATTGTAAGCATGATTAAGATATTTTTATGTTTCAGTATTTAAGAGGCAAAAATATGTTTAGGTTTAttggtcaattttttttttccGCAATCATTTATTCTGTGTAGTGTTTGGTCAATAGGATGATAAATAATTATATTCATCAATCATTCAATGAAAATTATAGATATTTTTTTAATAGTAGGTCTACTCAAGCTTTCAAAATATCAAGTTAAaatgattcttacaaatgattaactaaattgtaaatttattttttaattcaatcATTCTCACATAGCATTGATCATAATTTTGTAGAAAATTTATGTCTCAAAATAATATCTTAATGCATGCCATTTTATCTTGATTGTTATTAGAATAGCATTATATTGCCACTACTTATAAGAGACAATTTGAAGTAGCACCTAGCTACCTAGCTACTATGAATATCATTCATAAGATAAATAAGAGAATTGGTTTCTCCCATATACTTTAGTAATGatcaaattatataaaaaatatttagacATACATATTCAACCttctttataatatttaatatattgtaAATTATAAATAAAGTTAAGAGAAACATGATAATTAAAAGCATGATAACACTATGATTTTGAGTAGTCTATAGCTTTCAAAATAAACTTATGCCTTGCACAAGAATTAGAGTCAGTCATCTTAATATAATTCAAGTCACATTGGGATACAATATATACATCATAAATAAGCTACAAGGGCATGACAAGATTTCTTTCTCTCCATCTAAAAGTCTAGAAAATAGGAAATTTTTTTACATGTcgatgtgtaaatattataatatatgtcAGAAATGATAATATTCTTTTAATATCTAATTAGTTTTAAAATAATCACAGTCATATCGTATTCCAAGCTTGTCATAAAATTTGAAAAGTTCCTTAACAACTTCTTCCTTATTCAATCATCTTAGATATATACCTTAAAATTTCTTTTTatacaaaaaattaaatttaatcatATACTTGTTAATTTTAATTTCGAGTGCTCTTGTTTATCTAGCCTTTAATCCATTACGGAATTTATTTTGAGCTAATTAgggaatttattttgaagtaagtaGTAAAGACAATATTTTTGTATGTATCATCGTCTTTATTTGGGTTTATGATATACTATTGCTACAAATTTCTCAACACCTCTTTCAAAGTCCTGGAAAGATGCTAACACCTAGAATGTTTCATAGGTAATGTTTTAAAAAACAAAACTCTTGTAGGGTTGTCATCCACTTTCCTCTTTTTTCTCCTAACTCATGTCTTTATCATCATTGAAATGATAAGCACATtagaagaaatgaaaaaaatattctCGTAAATGTAATAAATTGCTTCTTTATATTAGGATTTAtcatttggttttgtttttttaaattattaaagggATAACTAACTAAATATATGGATCTCTCATAATGTGcgtctattttaaatttcaaaaaagtgACATGTGAATGTTCAAAAATAAATTAATAGCTATAAAATATTTTAGTAAATTTATTgggtttgaaaaaaaaaagagaactaatAATTATTACTTCTTTTATATAATCCTTTATATTCTATTTAAACTTGCTATCATTTCAAAAAtaccatttaataaataaagaatatttattatactACAAATAAATTTTTATCAAGGTTAATCTTATCAAACTAATGATTTCAAATTATTTAAGTTACTTGGTAAGGAAAATTTtggattgcttcaattctttctaTTCTTTCTATTCTAATGGAGAATGTGACCTATTACATTACCCTTAATATCTTCATAAATTCATTTATTAGTATACAATGAGGTTATAGACTCTTTGTACCCTTCCCTTAATATCTACATAAATGCATTTATTAGTATACAATGAGGTTATAGACTCTTTGCACCCTTTGagaactttcaccaaatcaaataaaTACTTAAGTCATGCTTAAAAATAGTGATTCACCTTCATATTAAACCTTTACATAAAATATTCATACCAAAGGGCATCCTTCTCTATGtaaatatatcccatttattagTGAAGGTGGTCTTTCATTTCCCTTGTTTCTTTAACATCACTTGATTTTAGCTTGAAAATCAATCTAGAACTAACCACATTTATTCtgtattaaaaattaataatacttCATTAAAAAAAGATAATTTCCCATTTTAGATATTTTATGAAGGTTTTAAATCCAAACATAATCTggtttctctatttttctttttaaaatttacaAGATTAGCAACGCTAGCATAGTGCATAACTAGAAAAATAATTCTTGTAAATAATAGCGTTTGTGTCTCTATATAATCAATGGTTCCAAAAGAGAATTAACTAGATTCTATTTCTTTTTAAAAGATTCAAAACCTAGTTTTTGTGGGTTAGTACAgatgaaaattgaagtgtcataTGTCTTTAGTTCATTGTATCACTATGATATTACCTCCTTTTATTCTTTCCAAAAATGGATTATCCCATAATTCTATTCTTGTGTACACAATATTCATATGAGCACTTTTGTTTTATCATGCCCATCTTCTATGTTATAATGATTATATTTTCTACCCAATGAACTGGACACCAATTTTCTTCTATATAGTAGCTTCTTCtatataaaaaatatttctcaTTTCACTATTTTATTTAAGATAGAATTGGTCATTAGGTTAATAAATCCTTCTAATTATTCCTTTTATGATTTAGTCAAATGTATAATACATTGAACTCCTTAATCAAGTACCAAACTATATGTGAAAGTAGCTAACCCATTATTGTGATCTTGTTGGTAAGTACATTGATATAAAATATATACATCCAGTTAAAAAAATATGATAGTAGCTTAATATTTGAGctctcatattaaatttattttcaaataataaaaaaataataattttaacattaaaCTATTACTATTTAATGTTGAATCTATCCTTAATCGAGCACATATCTAGAACTAATCTTATTAcactattaaaaatgattgaacaATGCTAGGGTTTGGAAACAAGaaacataaaaaaatgaaaaataccctATCTAATTTTTACCTTAATTTTGAAAGATATAGTGAAGTCAAGAGTAAAATATCATACAATGTACTCACACTCTCATGAATATTATATGTACAAAATTATAAGCAATTTAAAGTAAATATATTCAAGTTAATTAAAAATGTTACATACCTAAAAATTAGTAAAGTTTGTTTAACTACTATGACTACATATTTTCGGAATCTAACTCTAcatttcaaagagaaagaaaaaaatagaTATTAAATTTGTCCTTAGgcccaaaattttaaaattacaataatttcaaattttgtcttgaaaattatatttattttcctTAGCCCAAAGTAGTGTGATACACACACAAGAATGGTCTATTGTgacataaataaatttaaaaaaaaataaaaataaatagtatATCCATTATTATTCTAAAAAACGGGCCTATAAATCATCTAATACCTTAATAACAATATTTAGATAATGTGCAATTTTATACTAGACACCTTCACTCTCTTGTTAAAAAGAGTCCTCTTGATCTAGTTAAAAATATTATTTAGCATTTTAACCATATCTTGGAAGGCACTAAAGTATCATCTTATTCTCATAAAATCATAAATGAGTTCTATTATAGGATTTTACATGCCATTGTCTAGAAAATTCTTGATCACTATCAAAATTAGAACAACCTTGCTTATTTTGTCAAAAAAAGTGTAAGCAATG
This genomic stretch from Cryptomeria japonica chromosome 8, Sugi_1.0, whole genome shotgun sequence harbors:
- the LOC131030283 gene encoding pathogenesis-related protein PR-4-like, encoding MASKVVRWIAICFLVASILCVNGETLTTSTPYDSAGRNYDLDGLFCATIDSNQTLEFRSEYLWTAYCDQAGQPMELSLCGTCIQVTNDSTDHNVIVRIVDECHNGGLVLETDAFNAIDKDGKGKHDGHMLTTYKFVGC